One part of the Streptomyces lydicus genome encodes these proteins:
- a CDS encoding heme o synthase has protein sequence MTAVESRPVGALSESHGGPGHRPFGARVKAFVALTKPRVIELLLMTTIPVMFLAAGGVPDLWLVLATCVGGYLSAGGAAAYNMYIDRDIDALMDRTSQRPLVTGMVSPRECLVFATALAVGSTAWFWFLVNPLSAMLSLGALLFYVVVYTMILKRRTSQNIVWGGIAGCMPVFIGWSAVTNTVSWAAVVLFLVIFFWTPPHYWPLSMKAKDDYERVGVPMLPVLAGNKAVARQIVAYSWVMVAVSLLLQPLGYTGWFYTAVAVACGAFWLKEAHALQSRAKAGITGPKLKEMRLFHWSITYVSLLFVAVAVDPFLR, from the coding sequence GTGACGGCCGTCGAATCCCGTCCTGTGGGGGCGCTCTCCGAGAGCCACGGGGGTCCAGGTCACCGTCCGTTCGGGGCCCGTGTCAAGGCGTTCGTGGCGCTCACCAAGCCGCGTGTCATCGAGCTGCTGCTGATGACCACGATCCCGGTGATGTTCCTGGCGGCCGGCGGCGTCCCGGACCTGTGGCTCGTGCTCGCGACCTGCGTCGGCGGCTACCTCTCCGCCGGCGGCGCGGCCGCCTACAACATGTACATCGACCGGGACATCGACGCCCTGATGGACCGCACCTCGCAGCGTCCACTGGTGACCGGCATGGTCTCGCCGCGCGAGTGCCTGGTCTTCGCGACCGCCCTCGCGGTCGGTTCCACCGCCTGGTTCTGGTTCCTCGTCAATCCGCTGTCGGCGATGCTGTCGCTCGGAGCGCTGCTTTTCTACGTCGTCGTTTACACGATGATCCTCAAGCGGCGGACCTCCCAGAACATCGTCTGGGGCGGCATCGCGGGCTGCATGCCGGTCTTCATCGGCTGGTCGGCGGTGACGAACACGGTCTCCTGGGCCGCGGTCGTCCTCTTCCTCGTCATCTTCTTCTGGACGCCGCCGCATTACTGGCCGCTGTCGATGAAGGCCAAGGACGACTACGAGCGGGTCGGCGTGCCGATGCTGCCCGTGCTCGCCGGCAACAAGGCCGTGGCGCGCCAGATCGTCGCCTACAGCTGGGTGATGGTCGCCGTCTCGCTGCTGCTGCAACCGCTGGGCTACACCGGCTGGTTCTACACGGCCGTGGCGGTCGCCTGCGGCGCCTTCTGGCTCAAGGAGGCGCACGCCCTGCAGTCCCGGGCCAAGGCCGGCATCACCGGTCCGAAGCTCAAGGAGATGCGGCTGTTCCACTGGTCCATCACCTACGTCTCCCTGCTGTTCGTCGCGGTCGCCGTGGATCCCTTCCTGCGCTGA
- the tal gene encoding transaldolase, with amino-acid sequence MTDALKRLSDEGVAIWLDDLSRKRITSGNLAELIDQQHVVGVTTNPSIFQKAISSGDGYQQQVADLAARKVTVEEAIRMITTADVRDAADVLRPVFDATGGQDGRVSIEVDPRLAHNTTATIAEAKQLAWLVDRPNTLIKIPATKAGLPAITEVIGLGISVNVTLIFSLERYREVMDAYLAGLEKAKAAGLDLSLIRSVASFFVSRVDTEIDKRLDKNGTDEAKALKGKAALANARLAYQAYEEVFSSDRWAALDKAGANKQRPLWASTGVKDPAYKDTLYVDDLVAPGTVNTMPEATLEATADHGQITGDTVRGTYDWAKADLDAIARLGISYDDVVQLLEDEGVEKFEASWNDLLKSTEAELKRLAPSEG; translated from the coding sequence ATGACAGACGCACTCAAGCGCCTCTCCGACGAAGGCGTCGCGATCTGGCTGGACGACCTGTCGCGCAAGCGCATCACGTCCGGCAACCTCGCCGAGCTGATCGACCAGCAGCACGTCGTCGGCGTCACGACCAACCCGTCGATCTTCCAGAAGGCGATCTCCTCGGGCGACGGCTACCAGCAGCAGGTCGCCGACCTCGCCGCCCGTAAGGTCACCGTCGAGGAAGCCATCCGCATGATCACGACGGCGGACGTCCGGGACGCCGCCGACGTGCTGCGGCCGGTCTTCGACGCCACCGGCGGGCAGGACGGCCGGGTCTCCATCGAGGTCGACCCGCGCCTGGCCCACAACACCACGGCGACCATCGCCGAGGCCAAGCAGCTGGCGTGGCTGGTGGACCGCCCGAACACGCTGATCAAGATCCCGGCCACCAAGGCGGGCCTGCCGGCGATCACCGAGGTCATCGGCCTGGGCATCAGCGTCAACGTCACGCTGATCTTCTCGCTGGAGCGCTACCGCGAGGTGATGGACGCCTACCTCGCCGGCCTGGAGAAGGCCAAGGCCGCGGGCCTGGACCTGTCCCTGATCCGTTCGGTGGCCTCGTTCTTCGTGTCCCGCGTGGACACCGAGATCGACAAGCGCCTGGACAAGAACGGCACCGACGAGGCCAAGGCCCTCAAGGGCAAGGCCGCGCTGGCCAACGCCCGGCTCGCCTACCAGGCGTACGAGGAGGTCTTCTCCTCGGACCGCTGGGCCGCCCTCGACAAGGCCGGCGCCAACAAGCAGCGTCCGCTGTGGGCCTCGACCGGCGTCAAGGACCCGGCCTACAAGGACACCCTGTACGTCGACGACCTGGTCGCCCCGGGCACGGTCAACACCATGCCGGAGGCCACCCTGGAGGCCACCGCCGACCACGGGCAGATCACCGGTGACACGGTGCGCGGCACGTACGACTGGGCCAAGGCCGACCTCGACGCGATCGCGCGCCTCGGGATCTCGTACGACGATGTCGTACAGCTCCTGGAGGACGAGGGCGTCGAGAAGTTCGAAGCCTCCTGGAACGACCTGCTCAAGTCGACCGAGGCGGAGCTCAAGCGCCTCGCTCCCTCGGAGGGCTGA
- a CDS encoding amidohydrolase yields MDGVPPLIDQYSHGAVHGELGLGSFESHLAGAVGAHGPAPAGTSYFDSFTGLAIRRWCPPLLGLEPHCPPARYLARRREVGAYQAGRLLLRGSGIGTFLLEAGTPSELTSATEMATAAEARAHEVVRLEPLAEQVADTSGSVDSFIGNTAEALYAAAQHATAFASGAGYCDGHAPEAGEVRRAADRWLRARRPGDRLTEPALVRHLLWSGVATGLPVQLHCPDPQRLAAFLRATTGIGSDLVLLPAAPHHRRAAQLAAAHAHVYADTGPHPEETLPHAPFGKLLFSSGARGLPELYVTGARFFLRAMERLVREWTGEGVCGPEDGRRITGMIASGTARRVYRLGAETA; encoded by the coding sequence ATGGACGGCGTTCCCCCGCTCATCGATCAGTACAGCCACGGCGCGGTGCACGGCGAACTGGGCCTCGGCTCCTTCGAGAGCCATCTGGCCGGCGCGGTCGGCGCCCACGGCCCGGCCCCGGCCGGCACCAGCTACTTCGACAGCTTCACCGGCCTCGCGATACGCCGCTGGTGCCCCCCGCTGCTCGGCCTGGAGCCGCACTGTCCGCCGGCCCGCTACCTGGCCCGCAGACGCGAGGTGGGCGCCTACCAGGCCGGCCGGCTGCTGCTGCGCGGCTCCGGCATCGGGACCTTCCTGCTGGAGGCCGGCACCCCCAGCGAGCTGACCTCGGCCACCGAGATGGCCACCGCCGCCGAGGCCCGCGCCCACGAGGTCGTACGGCTCGAACCGCTCGCCGAGCAGGTCGCCGACACCTCCGGCAGCGTCGACTCCTTCATCGGCAACACCGCCGAGGCCCTCTACGCCGCCGCCCAGCACGCCACCGCCTTCGCCTCCGGCGCCGGCTACTGCGACGGCCACGCCCCCGAGGCCGGCGAGGTCCGCCGCGCCGCCGACCGCTGGCTGCGCGCCCGCCGTCCCGGCGACCGGCTCACCGAACCCGCACTCGTCCGCCATCTGCTGTGGAGCGGGGTGGCCACCGGCCTGCCCGTCCAGCTCCACTGCCCCGATCCGCAGCGGCTCGCGGCCTTCCTGCGCGCCACCACCGGCATCGGCTCGGACCTCGTGCTGCTCCCCGCCGCACCGCACCACCGCCGCGCGGCCCAGCTCGCCGCGGCCCACGCGCACGTCTACGCCGACACCGGTCCGCACCCCGAGGAGACCCTGCCGCACGCGCCGTTCGGCAAGCTGCTGTTCTCCTCGGGCGCCCGCGGACTGCCCGAGCTGTATGTGACCGGCGCCCGGTTCTTCCTGCGCGCCATGGAGCGCCTCGTACGGGAATGGACCGGCGAGGGCGTGTGCGGTCCCGAGGACGGGCGGCGGATCACCGGGATGATCGCGTCCGGCACCGCGCGCCGGGTCTACCGGCTGGGCGCGGAGACCGCCTGA
- the pgl gene encoding 6-phosphogluconolactonase, which yields MSAPQVVVHRDKELMAKAAAARLITKIVDAQAARGAASVVLTGGRNGNGLLAALAEAPARDAVDWSRLDLWWGDERFLPDGHPDRNYTQAREALLDSVPLDPARVHPMEPAGGRFGNDADAAAEAYALELAAAAGPEDHAAVPSFDVLLLGVGPDTHVASLFPELPAVYETERTVVGVHGAPKPPPTRISLTLPAIRAARQVWLLAAGEDKANAVAIALSGAGEVQAPAAGARGRGRTLWLLDEAAAAQLPRGLYPPASA from the coding sequence GTGAGTGCTCCGCAGGTCGTCGTCCACCGCGACAAGGAGCTGATGGCCAAGGCGGCGGCGGCCCGGCTGATCACGAAGATCGTGGACGCCCAGGCCGCCCGCGGTGCCGCCTCCGTCGTCCTCACCGGCGGGCGCAACGGCAACGGGCTGCTCGCGGCCCTCGCCGAGGCGCCCGCCCGGGACGCGGTGGACTGGTCCCGGCTCGACCTGTGGTGGGGGGACGAGCGGTTCCTGCCCGACGGGCACCCGGACCGCAACTACACGCAGGCGCGCGAGGCGCTGCTGGACAGCGTGCCGCTGGATCCGGCGCGGGTGCACCCGATGGAGCCGGCCGGCGGCCGGTTCGGGAACGACGCGGACGCGGCGGCCGAGGCGTACGCCCTCGAACTCGCCGCGGCGGCCGGCCCCGAGGACCACGCCGCCGTCCCGTCCTTCGACGTCCTGCTGCTGGGCGTCGGCCCGGACACCCATGTGGCCTCGCTCTTCCCGGAGCTGCCCGCCGTCTACGAGACGGAGCGGACGGTGGTGGGCGTGCACGGCGCACCGAAGCCGCCGCCCACCCGCATCTCGCTGACCCTGCCCGCGATCCGCGCGGCACGGCAGGTGTGGCTGCTGGCGGCCGGCGAGGACAAGGCCAACGCGGTGGCCATCGCGCTCTCCGGCGCCGGCGAGGTGCAGGCCCCGGCGGCCGGCGCCCGGGGCCGCGGCCGGACCCTGTGGCTCCTGGACGAGGCGGCGGCGGCCCAGCTGCCGCGCGGGCTCTACCCGCCGGCCTCGGCCTGA
- the zwf gene encoding glucose-6-phosphate dehydrogenase, whose amino-acid sequence MTAVHGANPLRDPADRRLPRIAGPSGLVIFGVTGDLSRKKLMPAVYDLANRGLLPPGFSLVGFARREWEHEDFAQEVYEAVKQHSRTPFREEVWQQLVQGCRFVQGTFDDDDAFERLKSTINELDKAQGTGGNFAFYLSVPPKFFPTVVQQLKKHGLADQQEGSWRRAVIEKPFGHNLESAQELNRIVHEVFPPNEVFRIDHYLGKETVQNILALRFANTMFEPLWNRSYVDHVQITMAEDIGIGGRAGYYDGIGAARDVIQNHLLQLLALTTMEEPASFEAHSLVAEKTKVLGAVRLPKDLGKETVRAQYTGGWQGGEKAVGYLEEEGINPKSTTDTYAAIKLSIDNRRWAGVPFYLRTGKRLGRRVTEIAVIFQRAPHSPFDRTATEELGQNALVIRVQPDEGVTVRFGSKVPGTSMEVRDVSMDFAYGESFTESSPEAYERLILDVLLGDANLFPRVEEVELSWKILDPIEEYWDKHGKPAQYPAGTWGPAEADEMLARDGRSWRRP is encoded by the coding sequence TTGACCGCTGTTCATGGAGCGAATCCGCTTCGTGACCCCGCAGACCGACGGCTCCCGCGCATCGCGGGGCCGTCGGGCCTGGTCATCTTCGGTGTCACGGGCGATTTGTCCCGTAAAAAGCTGATGCCCGCCGTCTACGACCTGGCCAACCGCGGACTGCTCCCGCCGGGTTTCTCCCTCGTCGGCTTCGCCCGTCGCGAGTGGGAGCACGAGGACTTCGCGCAGGAGGTGTACGAGGCGGTCAAACAGCACTCCCGTACGCCGTTCCGCGAAGAGGTCTGGCAGCAGCTGGTCCAGGGCTGCCGCTTCGTGCAGGGCACCTTCGACGACGACGACGCCTTCGAGCGGCTCAAGAGCACCATCAACGAGCTCGACAAGGCACAGGGCACCGGCGGCAACTTCGCCTTCTACCTGTCCGTGCCGCCGAAGTTCTTCCCCACCGTCGTCCAGCAGCTCAAGAAGCACGGGCTGGCCGACCAGCAGGAGGGCTCCTGGCGCCGCGCGGTCATCGAGAAGCCGTTCGGACACAACCTGGAGAGCGCGCAGGAGCTCAACCGGATCGTCCACGAGGTCTTCCCGCCCAACGAGGTCTTCCGGATCGACCACTACCTGGGCAAGGAGACGGTCCAGAACATCCTGGCGCTGCGGTTCGCCAACACGATGTTCGAGCCGCTGTGGAACCGCAGCTACGTCGACCACGTCCAGATCACGATGGCCGAGGACATCGGCATCGGCGGCCGGGCCGGCTACTACGACGGCATCGGCGCCGCCCGTGACGTCATCCAGAACCACCTCCTCCAGCTGCTCGCGCTGACCACGATGGAGGAGCCCGCCTCCTTCGAGGCGCACTCCCTGGTCGCCGAGAAGACCAAGGTGCTGGGCGCCGTCCGGCTGCCCAAGGACCTCGGCAAGGAGACGGTCCGCGCGCAGTACACGGGCGGCTGGCAGGGCGGTGAGAAGGCCGTCGGCTACCTCGAGGAAGAGGGCATCAACCCCAAGTCGACGACCGACACCTACGCGGCGATCAAGCTGTCGATCGACAACCGCCGCTGGGCGGGTGTCCCCTTCTACCTGCGCACCGGCAAGCGGCTGGGCCGCCGGGTCACCGAGATCGCGGTGATCTTCCAGCGCGCCCCGCACTCCCCCTTCGACCGCACCGCCACCGAGGAGCTGGGGCAGAACGCCCTGGTCATCCGGGTGCAGCCGGACGAGGGCGTGACCGTGCGCTTCGGCTCGAAGGTGCCCGGCACCTCGATGGAGGTCCGGGACGTCTCGATGGACTTCGCGTACGGCGAGTCCTTCACGGAGTCCAGCCCCGAGGCGTACGAGCGGCTGATCCTCGACGTCCTGCTGGGTGACGCCAACCTCTTCCCGCGGGTGGAGGAGGTCGAGCTGTCCTGGAAGATCCTCGACCCGATCGAGGAGTACTGGGACAAGCACGGCAAGCCCGCGCAGTACCCGGCGGGCACCTGGGGCCCGGCCGAGGCGGACGAAATGCTCGCACGAGACGGACGGAGCTGGCGTCGGCCATGA
- the opcA gene encoding glucose-6-phosphate dehydrogenase assembly protein OpcA — MKIDLTETTSSKINKALVEGRRAVGTPTSGMVLTLVIVTDEENAYDALKAANEASREHPSRTLVVIKRVSRSPRDRAKARLDAEVRVGTEAGTGETVLLRLYGEVIDHAQSVVLPLLLPDAPVVVWWPVNAPLNPAKDPLGALAQRRVTDAYAAEDPIQELLARAETYTPGDTDLAWARITPWRSMLAAALDQAPCTVASAEVEGEEFNPSCELLGMWLGSRLDIPVTRKVSAGPGLTAARLESDSGTIVLDRPEATLATLCMPNQPDRAVALKRRDTAELLAEELRRLDPDDIYAAALKYGVDRLRTAGEPSPDREPATDGDPGASGDAQDKPAAKKAGAKPAKKAAAK, encoded by the coding sequence ATGAAAATCGATCTGACGGAAACCACCTCCAGCAAGATCAACAAGGCGCTCGTGGAGGGCCGCCGGGCCGTCGGCACCCCCACCAGCGGCATGGTGCTCACCCTCGTCATCGTCACCGACGAGGAGAACGCCTATGACGCCCTGAAGGCGGCCAACGAGGCGTCCCGTGAGCACCCCTCGCGCACCCTCGTCGTCATCAAGCGGGTCAGCCGGTCGCCGCGCGACCGCGCCAAGGCCCGCCTGGACGCCGAGGTGCGGGTCGGCACGGAGGCCGGCACCGGCGAGACGGTGCTGCTGCGGCTGTACGGCGAGGTCATCGACCACGCCCAGTCCGTGGTGCTGCCGCTGCTGCTGCCGGACGCCCCGGTCGTGGTCTGGTGGCCGGTCAACGCCCCGCTGAACCCGGCCAAGGACCCGCTCGGCGCGCTGGCCCAGCGCCGGGTCACCGACGCCTACGCCGCCGAGGACCCCATCCAGGAACTGCTCGCCCGCGCGGAAACCTACACGCCGGGCGACACCGACCTGGCGTGGGCGCGCATCACGCCGTGGCGTTCGATGCTGGCTGCGGCGCTCGACCAGGCGCCGTGCACGGTGGCCTCGGCCGAGGTCGAGGGCGAGGAGTTCAACCCCAGCTGCGAGCTGCTCGGCATGTGGCTGGGCAGCCGGCTGGACATCCCGGTCACCCGCAAGGTGTCGGCCGGCCCCGGCCTGACCGCCGCCCGGCTGGAGTCCGACAGCGGCACGATAGTGCTGGACCGCCCGGAAGCCACCCTGGCCACGCTCTGCATGCCCAACCAGCCGGACCGTGCGGTGGCGCTCAAGCGCCGGGACACCGCGGAGCTGCTCGCCGAGGAGCTCCGCAGGCTCGACCCGGACGACATCTACGCCGCGGCGCTGAAGTACGGCGTGGACCGGCTGCGCACCGCCGGGGAGCCGTCCCCCGACCGGGAACCGGCGACGGACGGCGACCCGGGTGCCTCCGGAGACGCGCAGGACAAGCCCGCGGCGAAGAAGGCGGGCGCCAAGCCCGCCAAGAAGGCGGCCGCGAAGTGA
- the tkt gene encoding transketolase, with product MSTKPTTTDFEWTDLDQRAVDTVRVLAMDSVQKVGNGHPGTAMSLAPAAYVLFQKLMRHDPADPNWTGRDRFVLSAGHSSLTLYIQLYLAGYGLELDDLKAFRTWGSKTPGHPEYGHTTGVETTTGPLGQGVANAVGMAMASRYERGLFDPDTARGSSPFDHTVYCVAGDGCLQEGISAEASSMAGHQKLGNLVLLWDDNHISIEGDTETAVSEDTCKRYEAYGWHVQRVEPKENGDLDPEALFRALEAAKAVTDRPSFIAMRSIIAWPAPNAQNTEAAHGSALGEEEVAATKRVLGFDPEQHFEVKDEVLAHTRAALDRGRDAQKEWEKSFAAWRTANPQHAAEFDRIAAGELPEGWEDHLPAFETGKSVATRAASGKVLQALGAVIPELWGGSADLAGSNNTTIDKTSSFLPEGNPLPGADPYGRTIHFGIREHSMAAEMNGIALHGNTRIYGGTFLVFSDYMRNAVRLSALMHLPVTYVWTHDSIGLGEDGPTHQPVEHLASLRAIPGLNVVRPADANETALAWREIQRRWTKKFGVGAPHGLALTRQGVPTYPANEDTAKGGYIMFEAEGADGAATTPQAVLIATGSEVQLAVEAREQLQAEGVPTRVVSMPSVEWFDEQDQDYRERVLPPSVKARVAVEAGIGLTWHRFVGDAGRIVSLEHFGASADGKVLFREFGFTADRVADAARESLAAAAR from the coding sequence GTGAGCACCAAGCCGACCACCACAGATTTCGAGTGGACCGATCTGGACCAGCGGGCGGTGGACACCGTCCGCGTCCTGGCCATGGATTCCGTGCAGAAGGTCGGAAACGGCCATCCTGGTACGGCCATGAGCCTGGCTCCCGCCGCGTATGTGCTGTTCCAGAAGCTGATGCGGCACGACCCCGCGGACCCGAACTGGACCGGCCGCGACCGGTTCGTCCTCTCCGCCGGCCACTCCAGCCTGACCCTCTACATCCAGCTCTACCTCGCCGGTTACGGCCTGGAACTGGACGACCTGAAGGCGTTCCGCACCTGGGGCTCGAAGACCCCCGGGCACCCGGAGTACGGCCACACGACCGGCGTGGAGACCACCACCGGCCCGCTGGGCCAGGGTGTCGCCAACGCGGTCGGCATGGCGATGGCCTCGCGCTACGAGCGCGGCCTGTTCGACCCGGACACGGCGCGCGGCAGCTCGCCCTTCGACCACACCGTCTACTGCGTCGCCGGCGACGGCTGCCTCCAGGAGGGCATCTCCGCCGAGGCGTCCTCCATGGCCGGCCACCAGAAGCTCGGCAACCTGGTCCTGCTGTGGGACGACAACCACATCTCGATCGAGGGCGACACCGAGACCGCCGTCTCCGAGGACACCTGCAAGCGCTACGAGGCGTACGGCTGGCACGTGCAGCGCGTGGAGCCCAAGGAGAACGGCGACCTGGACCCCGAGGCGCTGTTCCGCGCCCTGGAGGCCGCCAAGGCCGTCACCGACCGGCCGTCGTTCATCGCGATGCGCTCGATCATCGCCTGGCCGGCCCCCAACGCCCAGAACACCGAGGCCGCGCACGGCTCGGCGCTGGGCGAGGAGGAGGTCGCCGCCACCAAGCGCGTACTGGGCTTCGACCCCGAGCAGCACTTCGAGGTCAAGGACGAGGTGCTCGCGCACACCCGCGCCGCCCTCGACCGCGGCCGGGACGCCCAGAAGGAGTGGGAGAAGTCCTTCGCCGCCTGGCGCACCGCCAACCCGCAGCACGCCGCGGAGTTCGACCGGATCGCCGCGGGCGAGCTGCCCGAGGGCTGGGAGGACCACCTGCCGGCCTTCGAGACCGGCAAGTCCGTGGCCACCCGTGCCGCCTCCGGCAAGGTGCTCCAGGCGCTCGGCGCGGTCATCCCCGAGCTGTGGGGCGGCTCCGCGGACCTCGCGGGCTCCAACAACACCACGATCGACAAGACCTCGTCGTTCCTGCCGGAGGGCAACCCGCTGCCGGGTGCCGACCCCTACGGCCGCACCATCCACTTCGGTATCCGTGAGCACTCCATGGCCGCGGAGATGAACGGCATCGCGCTGCACGGCAACACCCGCATCTACGGCGGCACCTTCCTGGTGTTCTCCGACTACATGCGCAACGCCGTCCGGCTGTCCGCCCTGATGCACCTGCCGGTGACGTACGTGTGGACGCACGACTCCATCGGTCTGGGCGAGGACGGTCCGACCCACCAGCCGGTCGAGCACCTGGCCTCGCTGCGCGCCATCCCCGGCCTGAACGTCGTCCGCCCGGCCGACGCCAACGAGACCGCGCTCGCCTGGCGCGAGATCCAGCGCCGCTGGACCAAGAAGTTCGGCGTGGGCGCCCCGCACGGCCTGGCGCTGACCCGTCAGGGCGTGCCGACGTACCCGGCCAACGAGGACACCGCCAAGGGCGGCTACATCATGTTCGAGGCGGAGGGCGCCGACGGTGCGGCCACCACGCCGCAGGCCGTACTGATCGCCACCGGCTCCGAGGTCCAGCTCGCCGTCGAGGCGCGCGAGCAGCTGCAGGCCGAGGGCGTGCCGACCCGCGTGGTGTCGATGCCGTCGGTGGAGTGGTTCGACGAGCAGGACCAGGACTACCGCGAGCGGGTGCTGCCCCCGTCGGTCAAGGCGCGGGTCGCCGTCGAGGCCGGCATCGGTCTGACCTGGCACCGCTTCGTGGGCGACGCCGGACGCATCGTGTCGCTGGAGCACTTCGGCGCCTCCGCCGACGGCAAGGTCCTGTTCCGTGAGTTCGGGTTCACCGCCGACCGGGTCGCCGACGCCGCCCGGGAATCGCTGGCAGCCGCCGCGCGCTGA
- the pgi gene encoding glucose-6-phosphate isomerase, translating into MNAEGRSRLDQMPEWTALGKHREQMGEVRLRELFEQDPGRAERYTLQVGDLHLDYSKHLVTDETLRLLGDLAAATDVTGLRDAMFRGDKINNTEQRSVLHTALRAPGSAVIASDGENVVPAVQAVLTKMSIFSDRVRSGDWKGHTGKRIKTVVNIGIGGSDLGPAMAYEALRAYSHRDMQFRFVSNVDGADLHEAVRDLDPAETLFIVASKTFTTIETITNATSARDWLLAGLGAAGSGGAGSAGEAVAKHFVALSTNAEKVAEFGINPDNMFEFWDWVGGRYSYDSAIGLSLMIAIGHEQFREMLAGFHLVDEHFRTAPPHENAPLLMGLLGIWYGNFWDAQSHAVLPYSHYLSKFTAYLQQLDMESNGKSVDRDGNPVHWQTGPVVWGTPGTNGQHAYYQLLHQGTKMIPADFVGFARPVPDLRPGLVPQHDLLMANFFAQSQALAFGKTPEEVRAEGVAEELVPHKTFRGNHPTTTILASELSPSVLGQLVALYEHKVFVQGAVWNIDSFDQWGVELGKVLAKRIEPALTEGAEVPGLDPSTAGLVGKYRALRGR; encoded by the coding sequence ATGAACGCAGAAGGCCGCAGCAGGCTTGACCAGATGCCTGAGTGGACGGCACTGGGCAAGCACCGGGAGCAGATGGGGGAGGTGCGTCTGCGCGAGCTGTTCGAGCAGGACCCGGGGCGTGCCGAGCGCTACACCCTCCAGGTCGGCGATCTGCACCTGGACTACTCCAAGCACCTGGTCACCGACGAGACGCTGCGGCTGCTGGGCGACCTGGCCGCGGCGACGGACGTGACCGGGCTGCGGGACGCGATGTTCCGCGGCGACAAGATCAACAACACCGAGCAGCGGTCGGTGCTGCACACCGCACTGCGCGCGCCCGGCTCGGCGGTCATCGCGAGCGACGGCGAGAACGTCGTCCCCGCGGTGCAGGCCGTCCTGACGAAGATGAGCATCTTCTCCGACCGGGTCCGCTCCGGCGACTGGAAGGGCCACACCGGCAAGCGCATCAAGACGGTCGTCAACATCGGCATCGGCGGCTCGGACCTGGGCCCGGCGATGGCGTACGAGGCGCTGCGCGCCTACAGCCACCGGGACATGCAGTTCCGCTTCGTCTCCAACGTCGACGGCGCCGATCTGCACGAGGCGGTGCGCGATCTGGACCCCGCCGAGACGCTGTTCATCGTCGCCTCGAAGACCTTCACCACCATCGAGACCATCACCAACGCCACCTCCGCCCGCGACTGGCTGCTCGCCGGTCTGGGGGCCGCCGGCTCGGGCGGTGCCGGGAGCGCGGGAGAGGCCGTCGCCAAGCACTTCGTGGCGCTGTCGACCAACGCCGAGAAGGTGGCGGAGTTCGGCATCAACCCGGACAACATGTTCGAGTTCTGGGACTGGGTCGGCGGTCGCTACTCCTACGACTCCGCGATCGGCCTGTCACTGATGATCGCGATCGGCCACGAGCAGTTCCGCGAGATGCTGGCCGGCTTCCACCTCGTCGACGAGCACTTCCGGACCGCGCCGCCGCACGAGAACGCCCCGCTGCTGATGGGCCTGCTCGGCATCTGGTACGGCAACTTCTGGGACGCCCAGTCGCACGCGGTGCTGCCCTACAGCCACTACCTGTCCAAGTTCACCGCGTACCTCCAGCAGCTGGACATGGAGTCCAACGGCAAGTCGGTCGACCGCGACGGCAACCCGGTCCACTGGCAGACCGGCCCCGTCGTCTGGGGCACGCCCGGCACCAACGGCCAGCACGCCTACTACCAGCTGCTCCACCAGGGCACGAAGATGATCCCGGCCGACTTCGTCGGGTTCGCCCGGCCGGTCCCCGACCTGCGGCCGGGCCTGGTCCCCCAGCACGACCTGCTGATGGCCAACTTCTTCGCGCAGAGCCAGGCACTGGCCTTCGGCAAGACGCCGGAGGAGGTGCGCGCCGAGGGGGTGGCCGAGGAACTCGTGCCGCACAAGACCTTCCGCGGGAACCACCCCACGACCACGATCCTGGCCTCGGAGCTCAGCCCGTCCGTGCTGGGCCAGTTGGTCGCGCTCTACGAGCACAAGGTGTTCGTCCAGGGCGCGGTGTGGAACATCGACTCCTTCGACCAGTGGGGCGTGGAGCTGGGCAAGGTCCTGGCCAAGAGGATCGAACCGGCCCTGACCGAGGGCGCCGAGGTGCCCGGACTGGACCCCTCGACGGCCGGCCTGGTCGGCAAGTACCGGGCGCTGCGCGGGCGTTGA